A stretch of [Clostridium] innocuum DNA encodes these proteins:
- a CDS encoding PTS sugar transporter subunit IIC, translated as MQIVNFIIDNILTQAPITIALIAMLGLLLQKKPTGQVISGTFKTLLGFMVLSAGSNVIVQALTYFGAIFTEGFGMQGLVPSIEAINGQAMGELGLGSEIALTLGAIFIFNIIIARFTKWKYIFLTGQALLWMSTICAVFGYWCGLRGVTLILVGGLIGGIFAVAMPAIAQPYVRKITGNDDIALGHFCTVGYVLTAWVGKLTGGKKSVSTEELQLPKGLEFLQDTYLSIGIVMIPLFLVTAFFAGPEFCADYAGATNYLVHAFLQAVQFVVGVYVLLAGVRLLLAEIVPAFRGIAMKLVPDAKPALDCPVLFPYAPNAVIIGFVSTTIGSVIGMFLFPMFGLPMILPGMMTNFFAGGCAGIFGNAMGGTRGCIISGIIHGLFITLLPAILSPMLADIGFLNATCTDVDTIVCGLLYGWLLKPVLGLF; from the coding sequence AAAAAACCAACCGGACAGGTGATCTCGGGAACCTTTAAAACACTGCTGGGCTTCATGGTGTTATCAGCTGGTTCCAATGTCATTGTACAGGCACTTACGTATTTTGGGGCAATCTTTACCGAAGGCTTTGGCATGCAGGGGCTGGTACCCTCCATCGAAGCGATTAACGGACAGGCAATGGGGGAGCTTGGTCTGGGAAGTGAAATCGCACTAACACTGGGGGCAATCTTCATCTTCAATATTATCATTGCGCGCTTTACAAAATGGAAATATATCTTTCTGACAGGACAGGCACTGCTCTGGATGTCAACGATCTGCGCTGTCTTTGGATACTGGTGCGGACTGCGCGGGGTAACGCTAATTCTTGTTGGTGGACTGATTGGTGGAATCTTCGCTGTTGCCATGCCTGCGATTGCACAGCCTTATGTTAGAAAAATTACCGGCAACGATGATATCGCACTCGGGCATTTCTGTACTGTAGGCTATGTATTAACTGCATGGGTAGGTAAGCTGACCGGTGGTAAGAAATCAGTTTCCACAGAGGAGCTGCAGCTGCCAAAGGGTCTGGAATTTTTACAGGATACCTACTTGTCTATCGGTATCGTCATGATTCCGCTGTTTCTGGTAACGGCTTTCTTTGCGGGACCTGAGTTCTGTGCGGATTATGCAGGGGCAACAAATTATCTGGTACACGCCTTCCTGCAGGCAGTTCAATTTGTTGTAGGCGTATATGTATTGCTAGCCGGTGTCCGTCTGTTACTGGCAGAAATCGTTCCTGCGTTCCGTGGTATTGCTATGAAGCTGGTTCCGGATGCAAAGCCTGCACTGGACTGCCCGGTCTTGTTCCCATATGCACCTAACGCAGTTATTATCGGCTTTGTAAGTACGACGATCGGTTCTGTTATCGGCATGTTTCTCTTTCCGATGTTCGGTCTTCCGATGATCCTTCCGGGAATGATGACCAACTTCTTTGCCGGAGGCTGTGCCGGAATCTTCGGAAATGCGATGGGAGGTACCAGAGGTTGCATTATCTCCGGCATCATTCACGGCTTGTTTATCACACTCCTGCCTGCAATCCTGTCACCGATGCTGGCAGATATCGGATTCCTGAATGCAACCTGTACAGATGTGGATACCATCGTATGCGGGCTGCTGTATGGCTGGCTGTTAAAACCGGTTCTCGGCTTGTTCTAG
- a CDS encoding class II fructose-bisphosphate aldolase has protein sequence MYKNLIEMFRENEGKGAVGAFNLHCFEMLPALIAAAQELGTPIIIQTSLGTAEYIGFEALIAAVKALAQKADINVCLHMDHCKSIEALKKAIDLGYSSVMYDGSDLPLEENIKNTQEVVAYAHERNVSVEGEIGSIGGAEDGIVVEKSDAAYTKPTDAIRFVKETNVDALAVAIGTTHGQYKSKANINYELLETLQDKLPDVGLVLHGGTGVSDEDMKRCAKGMKKINVGTELNKSYIEEVNASFPDATPLTSLRKLFTPANDHIKRIITEKSTLFKI, from the coding sequence ATGTATAAGAATCTGATAGAAATGTTTAGGGAAAATGAAGGAAAGGGAGCTGTGGGAGCCTTCAATCTGCACTGCTTTGAAATGCTGCCGGCACTGATTGCGGCTGCACAGGAATTGGGAACACCCATCATTATTCAGACGTCTCTGGGGACTGCGGAATATATCGGATTTGAGGCACTGATTGCGGCTGTCAAAGCATTGGCACAGAAAGCGGATATCAATGTATGTCTGCATATGGATCACTGCAAATCCATAGAAGCGTTAAAAAAAGCAATAGATCTAGGGTATTCCAGTGTTATGTATGACGGCAGTGATCTGCCACTGGAGGAGAATATCAAAAACACACAGGAGGTCGTTGCCTACGCCCATGAGCGCAATGTATCTGTGGAAGGGGAAATCGGAAGCATTGGAGGAGCAGAGGATGGTATTGTGGTGGAAAAAAGCGATGCCGCCTACACTAAGCCTACGGATGCAATCCGTTTTGTAAAGGAAACGAACGTGGATGCTTTGGCAGTCGCAATCGGAACTACTCATGGACAGTATAAATCCAAAGCAAACATAAATTATGAGCTGCTGGAAACCTTACAGGATAAGCTGCCGGATGTCGGACTTGTGCTGCATGGCGGTACCGGTGTCAGTGATGAGGATATGAAGCGATGTGCAAAGGGTATGAAGAAAATCAATGTCGGCACGGAATTAAATAAATCTTATATTGAAGAAGTGAATGCCAGCTTCCCGGATGCAACACCGTTAACATCTTTACGAAAGCTGTTTACGCCGGCAAACGATCATATCAAACGTATCATCACAGAAAAATCCACATTATTTAAGATATAG
- a CDS encoding ATP-binding protein codes for MKKTLVLLAGYPGTGKSYLMRQIQEAYPTFQILSPDEYKEEMWDRYGFDTMEEKEADIQKAWLAYYKDMKDMMQMDIPILSDYPFSDKQKSRLEQLAATHAYQIVTIRLVADLDILYERQRARDLDDTRHPGHIAGSFHKGDILQSRDEQPCMVGYEEFMNRCKNRGYGTFALGTVLELDVTDFSRADYPALMQKLKRIL; via the coding sequence GTGAAAAAGACACTCGTATTGCTGGCAGGCTATCCGGGCACCGGAAAATCCTATCTGATGCGTCAGATTCAGGAAGCATATCCAACATTTCAAATCCTTTCCCCGGATGAATATAAAGAAGAAATGTGGGATCGTTACGGTTTTGATACGATGGAGGAAAAAGAAGCCGATATACAAAAGGCTTGGCTAGCATATTACAAGGATATGAAGGATATGATGCAGATGGATATACCCATTCTGAGCGATTATCCTTTCAGTGATAAACAAAAAAGCAGACTGGAACAATTGGCAGCCACACACGCCTATCAGATTGTGACCATACGGCTTGTGGCAGATTTAGACATCTTGTATGAACGCCAAAGAGCACGTGATCTGGATGATACACGCCACCCGGGACATATTGCCGGCAGCTTTCACAAGGGAGATATACTTCAGAGCAGGGATGAGCAGCCCTGTATGGTTGGTTATGAGGAATTCATGAACCGGTGTAAGAACCGTGGGTATGGAACCTTTGCATTGGGTACGGTGCTAGAGCTTGATGTTACCGATTTCAGCCGTGCGGATTATCCTGCCCTCATGCAGAAGCTGAAAAGAATATTATGA
- a CDS encoding RNA polymerase sigma factor — MQMKINKHAVSKEAELETAIRDAYPKVYSYLYHRTLDVALSKDLTQETFYRFYRHLDQYEEQGKLLNFLYRIARHLVYDHTRSRRYTDELQEEQMRDDTYNGERLFQKKEEFVILRSWISELPPHLQDVLLLRYDEGLKYRDISQITGIHVSTVKSQVRLALHILKKRAQKEGWK, encoded by the coding sequence ATGCAGATGAAAATAAATAAACATGCTGTTTCTAAGGAAGCAGAGCTGGAAACAGCCATACGGGATGCCTATCCGAAAGTGTATTCCTACCTGTATCATCGAACACTGGATGTGGCACTGTCCAAGGATCTGACACAGGAAACCTTTTACCGGTTTTACAGACATCTGGATCAATATGAGGAACAGGGAAAGCTGCTGAATTTTCTATACCGTATTGCTAGGCATTTGGTGTATGACCATACCCGCTCCAGACGGTATACGGACGAGCTGCAGGAGGAGCAGATGCGCGATGATACGTATAATGGTGAGCGGCTGTTTCAGAAGAAGGAGGAATTTGTAATTCTTCGTTCATGGATAAGCGAGCTGCCTCCGCATTTGCAGGATGTGCTTCTGCTGCGGTATGATGAAGGATTGAAATACCGGGATATCTCACAGATTACGGGAATTCATGTTTCCACTGTGAAATCGCAGGTAAGGCTGGCACTCCATATATTGAAAAAACGTGCTCAGAAGGAGGGATGGAAGTGA
- a CDS encoding ATP-binding cassette domain-containing protein — translation MNVKLEQLSKHFGSVIAVQHMNAVLKPGITGLLGANGSGKTTLLRMMVNVLPPDEGHILYGDIDIREKREEYLANIGYMPQHLGMYPTFRVEEFLQYMGAVKGLTKSYTMQRIQELLPAVHLEPQRKKKIRTLSGGMRQRLGIAQALLNDPAVLILDEPTAGLDPKERNQFSQLLSEMSKDKIILLSTHIVSDVEAIADQIMIMKKGCLIAHDTPQKLLSMLDGRVKERQVSQKELEQLRGHAVICYQRASTQGTLVRYLDETGRDACSVEPTLNDLYLYHFQEEEA, via the coding sequence ATGAATGTAAAACTGGAACAGCTGTCCAAGCACTTTGGAAGCGTCATTGCGGTTCAACATATGAATGCCGTATTAAAGCCGGGAATCACCGGTCTTTTGGGAGCGAATGGCAGCGGAAAAACCACACTGCTGCGCATGATGGTCAACGTACTGCCTCCGGATGAGGGACATATCCTATACGGTGATATTGACATACGGGAAAAACGGGAGGAATATCTTGCCAATATCGGCTATATGCCGCAGCATCTGGGTATGTATCCAACCTTTCGGGTTGAGGAATTCCTTCAGTATATGGGGGCTGTCAAGGGCTTGACGAAGTCCTATACGATGCAGCGTATACAGGAGCTTCTTCCTGCAGTTCACCTGGAGCCACAGCGGAAAAAGAAGATTCGGACGCTTTCCGGCGGCATGCGGCAGCGCCTTGGCATTGCACAGGCACTCCTGAACGATCCTGCTGTCCTGATTCTCGATGAACCGACCGCAGGGCTGGATCCAAAGGAACGAAACCAGTTTTCCCAGCTTTTAAGCGAGATGTCCAAGGATAAAATCATTTTACTGTCAACACATATTGTCAGTGATGTGGAAGCCATAGCCGATCAGATTATGATCATGAAAAAGGGGTGTCTGATTGCCCATGATACACCGCAAAAGCTTCTTTCGATGCTGGACGGCAGGGTGAAGGAGCGTCAGGTATCACAAAAAGAGCTGGAGCAGCTGCGTGGGCATGCCGTTATATGCTATCAGCGTGCATCAACACAGGGAACACTTGTCCGCTATCTGGATGAAACAGGCAGGGATGCCTGCAGTGTGGAGCCGACCCTGAACGATTTGTATTTATATCATTTTCAGGAGGAAGAGGCATGA
- a CDS encoding ABC transporter permease: protein MRLYLLECKKIMTSRFHLILLLLFMMLPMVIFQNRITDTGENTNPYRHADGSRMSKEEIQEEVHHEKLKWTGTMDTAWWNRLKVAKKAADKRIDTHFFNMEKMNALYGKDWYEDYQSNKRDYAYADDTKEAKKGKRILYLREEFLPNYKEDIADEVVSMLYLNYGKTMLADKPWNSEDGTFGTMYSSFNNEKVAAPVYSLDVSRAELQLLKDYMNEKKSFHYGDSREWFSLLETYSTVGIVLMVWVLVISSNVVNRERKQNMLEVLSSCSRGGSALFLSKLAAVITCALIGLLLMILPVTLYAWLSGNLGDMAVNITEGLHMISVFTYQEGFLISMEVLVLGAMVCAILGTLASTCLKSSYVSLGLCMLCMLAGTALSSYASWMKLFPFKFMELLHVSQSEASPAICLIRPFSSGSCFLLYGFPAVFCFAMQPYASIAPALITEFRSYKA, encoded by the coding sequence ATGAGACTGTATTTGCTGGAATGTAAAAAAATAATGACCTCCCGCTTTCATCTGATTCTTTTACTGCTGTTTATGATGCTTCCGATGGTCATTTTTCAAAATAGAATTACGGATACCGGAGAAAATACGAATCCTTATCGGCATGCGGATGGAAGCAGGATGAGCAAGGAAGAAATTCAGGAGGAAGTGCATCATGAAAAATTAAAATGGACCGGTACCATGGATACAGCGTGGTGGAACCGTTTAAAGGTGGCAAAAAAAGCGGCAGATAAACGCATAGATACGCATTTTTTCAACATGGAGAAAATGAATGCACTGTATGGGAAAGACTGGTATGAGGATTATCAAAGCAATAAAAGAGATTACGCCTATGCGGATGATACAAAGGAAGCAAAAAAAGGAAAGCGGATTCTCTATCTGCGCGAGGAGTTTCTACCAAATTATAAAGAGGATATCGCAGATGAGGTGGTCAGCATGCTGTATTTGAATTATGGAAAGACTATGCTAGCGGATAAACCATGGAACAGTGAGGATGGCACCTTTGGGACGATGTACAGCTCATTTAATAATGAAAAGGTCGCAGCCCCGGTATATTCCCTTGATGTGAGCAGGGCTGAGCTTCAGCTGCTGAAGGATTACATGAATGAAAAGAAATCCTTTCATTACGGAGACAGCAGAGAATGGTTTTCCTTACTGGAAACCTATTCCACAGTAGGCATCGTGCTTATGGTGTGGGTACTGGTGATATCCAGCAATGTGGTCAACAGGGAGCGTAAACAGAATATGCTGGAGGTGCTCAGCTCCTGCAGCAGAGGCGGCAGCGCTTTATTCTTGTCCAAGCTGGCCGCTGTGATAACCTGTGCACTGATTGGCTTGCTGCTGATGATTCTGCCGGTAACACTGTATGCGTGGCTGTCCGGAAATCTTGGTGATATGGCAGTAAATATCACCGAGGGTCTGCATATGATTTCTGTATTTACCTATCAGGAGGGATTCCTCATATCAATGGAGGTCCTTGTACTGGGAGCTATGGTCTGTGCAATTCTGGGAACACTTGCCTCCACCTGTCTGAAATCCTCCTATGTATCTCTTGGACTCTGCATGCTGTGTATGCTTGCAGGTACTGCTCTGTCCTCCTACGCATCGTGGATGAAGCTGTTTCCCTTTAAATTTATGGAACTCTTACATGTGTCGCAGTCAGAGGCTTCACCTGCAATCTGTTTGATCAGGCCTTTTTCCTCTGGAAGCTGCTTCCTCTTGTATGGATTCCCTGCAGTTTTCTGCTTTGCTATGCAACCCTACGCATCTATCGCTCCCGCTCTTATCACAGAATTTAGAAGCTATAAAGCATGA
- a CDS encoding PTS sugar transporter subunit IIB: MKIILLCGSGASSGFMAASMRKEAKTRGLDYEIEAHSESEIQNYIDEVDCVMIGPHLAYLEDELREELLSGTRLLVMEHSYYAKLDGKKALDHLHKVLKDS; the protein is encoded by the coding sequence ATGAAAATTATATTACTCTGTGGATCGGGTGCCAGCAGTGGCTTTATGGCTGCAAGTATGAGAAAGGAAGCAAAAACCAGAGGATTGGATTATGAGATAGAAGCTCATAGTGAATCTGAAATTCAGAATTATATCGATGAGGTAGACTGTGTCATGATTGGACCGCATCTAGCCTATTTAGAGGATGAATTACGAGAGGAATTGCTTTCAGGAACAAGGCTTCTTGTAATGGAGCATAGTTATTATGCAAAATTAGATGGTAAAAAAGCATTAGATCATTTGCATAAAGTTTTAAAAGATAGCTAG